Proteins encoded within one genomic window of Gouania willdenowi unplaced genomic scaffold, fGouWil2.1 scaffold_258_arrow_ctg1, whole genome shotgun sequence:
- the LOC114459082 gene encoding coiled-coil domain-containing protein 106-like, producing MCTGAPTGTLEFAKLKEQAKKDQQTIKILEERIVGLEETNRELKKDKDFLMSQLKAPSQSPVSSQMPGSRKTAEVLSSSPSSGSPAPSSNSSSFSSSELEEMEKKKKKKKKKSKGHIDAQSRSRITSPDGVIRRYKKAMKKFSKCGSMKRAFSAINVDRNTIARTAIIAELAITFPDVYKGLLCDGDHTKISEFAECLCFAPQWSGSLSRVYPPPIVRRMLEIGTSRPP from the exons ATGTGCACAGGGGCACCAACAGGGACTCTGGAGTTTGCCAAACTCAAAGAACAAGCCAAGAAGGATCAACAGACGATTAAAATTCTTGAAGAACGCATTGTAGGCTTGGAGGAGACCAACAGGGAGCTGAAAAAGGACAAGGACTTCCTTATGTCCCAATTAAAGGCACCCTCTCAGTCACCTGTATCTTCTCAAATGCCAG GATCTAGAAAGACGGCTGAGGTTCTTTCTTCATCTCCATCTTCAGGGTCTCCCGCCCCCTCCTCAAACTCCAGCTCCTTTTCTTCCTCCGAATTAGAGGagatggagaagaagaagaaaaagaaaaaaaagaagtccaAGGGACACATCGATGCTCAAAGCCGTTCAAGAA ttACTTCACCCGATGGAGTCATTCGCCGCTACAAAAAAGCAATGAAGAAATTTTCTAAATGTGGATCCATGAAAAGGGCCTTCTCTGCGATCAATGTTGACCGCAACACAATCGCAAGAACAGCAATAATTGCTGAGCTTGCTATCACCTTTCCAGATGTTTACAAGGGGCTTCTCTGTGATGGAGACCATACTAAGATCAGTGAATTTGCAGAATGCT TGTGTTTCGCCCCTCAATGGAGCGgttccctgtccagggtgtaccccccacCTATCGTCCGAAGGatgctggagataggcaccagcagacccccgtga